One region of Candidatus Omnitrophota bacterium genomic DNA includes:
- a CDS encoding prepilin-type N-terminal cleavage/methylation domain-containing protein produces the protein MFKNKKGFSLIELVVAIVIMVILALAATSRFGSYNTLRLASAARKTAADLQYAQQLAISDSTLVSAGQVDGSTAFTTKEWVLEFDTTTNTYTLYPNVWFFVMSGDNYFFDDPIQDPYTKDDFIVDLEEYGVSINSINCNGGGNDTIIFTTGNPPICAQRQACSTPIGNLHCYGIRSPLTADATITLQYDADLSTRNVTISETGRIQVQ, from the coding sequence ATGTTTAAGAATAAAAAAGGCTTTAGCCTGATAGAATTAGTAGTGGCAATTGTTATTATGGTTATCCTTGCTTTGGCTGCGACTTCGCGCTTTGGCTCATATAACACACTAAGATTAGCCTCAGCAGCAAGAAAGACAGCAGCTGACCTGCAGTATGCCCAGCAATTGGCTATAAGCGACAGTACGCTGGTTTCAGCAGGACAAGTAGATGGCTCAACTGCCTTTACTACAAAAGAATGGGTCCTAGAGTTTGACACGACTACTAATACTTATACCTTGTATCCGAATGTTTGGTTTTTTGTAATGTCAGGTGATAATTATTTTTTTGATGATCCGATCCAGGACCCTTACACAAAGGATGATTTCATTGTTGATTTAGAAGAATATGGAGTGAGCATAAACTCTATTAACTGCAATGGAGGAGGAAACGATACTATAATCTTTACTACAGGCAATCCTCCAATCTGCGCTCAGAGACAGGCATGCAGCACTCCTATTGGCAATCTGCATTGCTACGGCATTCGCTCACCATTAACTGCAGATGCCACAATAACCTTGCAATACGATGCTGATCTAAGCACCCGAAATGTAACAATATCAGAAACAGGAAGGATCCAGGTGCAGTAA
- a CDS encoding carbohydrate ABC transporter permease — protein sequence MKQATIFLVVIIFTILLLFPLYIMFKISVSQPSDIFTEKPSYLIRHFTLSHFKDIFASRGTFFLPLRKSLVVALLSTFFSLLIAIPSAYAISKFNYRLRYILILLIFMLRMMPEISIALPISIGFIKIGLFDTYFGLAIAHLIKILPVACFILVGIFSSIPIDLEKQARIDGCSRLRAFIWIVLPLSLSGIVVAGIFSFLLSWDEFIYASYLTLAHPTLPLKMYYYVSHPDIFYSATYAMIITIPVLILTFTFQKYIKAEYLSGAIKG from the coding sequence ATGAAGCAAGCAACCATATTCTTAGTAGTTATTATCTTTACGATCCTTTTGCTTTTTCCGCTCTATATAATGTTTAAGATATCAGTGAGTCAGCCAAGTGATATCTTTACTGAAAAACCATCCTATCTAATAAGGCATTTTACCTTAAGTCATTTTAAAGATATATTTGCCTCCCGAGGAACGTTTTTCTTGCCGCTAAGAAAGAGTCTTGTAGTTGCGCTCCTGTCTACGTTTTTTAGTTTATTAATTGCTATACCTTCAGCCTATGCTATCTCAAAATTCAATTATCGCTTGCGCTATATATTAATTTTACTTATATTTATGCTTAGGATGATGCCGGAGATAAGCATAGCCCTACCGATATCAATCGGCTTTATAAAAATTGGTCTTTTTGATACTTATTTCGGTCTGGCTATCGCACACCTTATAAAGATCTTACCAGTTGCTTGTTTTATCCTTGTCGGGATATTTTCTAGCATACCAATTGATCTTGAAAAGCAGGCACGCATTGATGGTTGCTCTAGATTAAGGGCATTCATCTGGATAGTTTTACCGCTTTCACTTAGCGGTATAGTTGTTGCCGGAATATTCTCATTTTTACTTTCTTGGGATGAATTCATATATGCGTCTTATTTGACCCTAGCACATCCGACCCTGCCGCTTAAGATGTATTATTATGTATCACACCCAGACATATTTTATTCAGCAACCTATGCAATGATTATTACTATTCCTGTTTTGATATTAACTTTTACTTTTCAGAAATATATAAAGGCAGAATATCTTTCCGGTGCAATAAAGGGGTAG
- a CDS encoding DUF3786 domain-containing protein, whose product MGYDVAFQNAWDKVSQLTREEKINTAFLADKYEIDTNKRKVFSLSCNAVSPEYISILILHYLIQKLKGLPQIKENWISFQQLAGGKGYYDAFRKRTIDPIIRKYGKSPSSLLDCLERLPGKKIQYSDCSIVLEAFRNVPVMISLWGEDEEFPAEANILFDSSIEDIFSTEDVAVLSGIIAKLV is encoded by the coding sequence ATGGGTTATGATGTAGCTTTTCAGAATGCCTGGGATAAAGTAAGTCAGCTTACTAGAGAAGAAAAAATCAATACGGCATTCCTGGCTGATAAGTACGAGATAGACACCAATAAGAGGAAGGTGTTTTCTTTATCCTGCAATGCAGTCTCTCCCGAGTATATAAGCATTTTAATCTTGCACTATCTTATTCAAAAATTAAAAGGCCTGCCTCAGATTAAGGAAAACTGGATTAGTTTTCAGCAACTTGCCGGAGGCAAAGGCTATTACGATGCATTCCGTAAGAGGACAATTGATCCGATTATCCGAAAGTATGGCAAATCCCCCAGTAGTCTGCTGGACTGTTTAGAAAGACTTCCTGGAAAAAAAATACAATACAGCGATTGTTCTATTGTGCTTGAGGCCTTCAGAAACGTTCCAGTCATGATTTCGCTCTGGGGTGAGGATGAGGAATTTCCCGCTGAAGCCAACATCCTTTTTGACAGTAGTATAGAGGATATTTTTTCTACGGAAGATGTAGCTGTCCTTTCAGGAATCATTGCCAAGCTAGTATGA
- a CDS encoding hemerythrin domain-containing protein, with the protein MSPIQFLVIEHKLIERAGVQMLNKSKDWRGDKSCLQDLSQFIDFLCSYADLGHHGKEERILFAECELKNLSVDLKNLMEELKLEHVGFRKMQEKMCYFYQQFKQGDFADSYELDSLIQDYHSLLKLHEGKEESVFFPKSIKLFSESEQKIILERFSDFDQAILHEKYRQLVSDL; encoded by the coding sequence ATGAGTCCTATCCAATTTCTGGTAATCGAACATAAGTTGATTGAGCGTGCAGGTGTTCAAATGCTCAATAAATCTAAGGACTGGCGAGGAGATAAATCCTGCCTGCAAGACCTAAGTCAATTTATCGATTTTTTATGTTCTTATGCTGATCTTGGCCATCATGGTAAGGAAGAGAGAATCCTTTTCGCTGAATGTGAATTAAAGAATCTATCAGTTGATTTAAAGAATTTAATGGAAGAGTTAAAGCTTGAGCATGTAGGTTTTAGGAAGATGCAGGAGAAGATGTGTTACTTCTATCAACAATTTAAGCAAGGCGATTTTGCTGATTCTTACGAGTTGGATTCTTTAATCCAGGATTACCATTCTCTTTTAAAATTGCATGAAGGCAAAGAAGAGTCAGTATTTTTCCCTAAGTCAATTAAGTTATTTAGTGAGTCTGAACAGAAGATCATACTTGAAAGATTTAGCGATTTTGATCAGGCTATTTTACATGAAAAATATAGGCAGCTTGTTAGTGATTTATAG
- a CDS encoding sugar ABC transporter permease yields MFLPIWRTLILSFKDTLSNQFSLSNYKDLIQQASFRKALYNTIFIAGVSLVLEITLGLILALILSRNTKITAGLRMLFILPLAIPTVVVAVMMSYIFSSSGWINRILMDLSLIKAPISWMSGGINSLIMIVLADCWKVTPLVMLILLAGIQSIDKDLYRQARVDGAGSLHIFRQITLPLLAPYITCAVIIRGIDAFRIFALPFILMGQNLKVLGTYAYLEYAEYNNAYLSAASSVLLFIMILAALVIYIKAVGKKGLSLA; encoded by the coding sequence ATGTTTTTACCTATCTGGCGTACTCTAATCTTAAGTTTTAAAGATACCCTTAGCAATCAATTTAGCCTTTCAAATTATAAAGATCTCATCCAGCAGGCAAGCTTTAGAAAGGCACTATACAATACCATATTTATTGCCGGAGTAAGCCTGGTCCTGGAGATTACACTTGGTTTAATTTTAGCACTGATATTATCCAGAAATACCAAGATAACAGCGGGCTTGCGTATGCTTTTTATCCTGCCGCTTGCTATCCCTACGGTTGTAGTTGCAGTTATGATGAGTTATATATTTTCAAGTTCAGGCTGGATTAATAGGATACTAATGGATTTATCTTTGATAAAGGCACCTATTTCTTGGATGTCGGGCGGCATAAATAGTTTGATTATGATTGTTTTAGCAGATTGTTGGAAGGTAACGCCGCTTGTAATGTTGATACTTTTAGCTGGCATCCAGTCCATAGATAAGGATTTATACAGACAGGCACGCGTTGACGGTGCAGGGAGTTTACATATCTTCAGACAGATAACCCTGCCATTGCTAGCTCCTTACATAACCTGTGCTGTAATTATTCGTGGTATTGATGCCTTTAGGATTTTTGCACTGCCATTTATTTTAATGGGGCAGAACTTGAAAGTCTTGGGTACCTATGCCTATTTGGAATATGCCGAATATAATAATGCCTATCTTTCTGCGGCAAGTTCTGTGTTGTTATTTATAATGATATTAGCAGCCTTAGTAATTTACATAAAGGCAGTGGGTAAGAAGGGGTTAAGCCTAGCTTAA
- a CDS encoding S-adenosylmethionine decarboxylase, whose amino-acid sequence MAKSKKVFGYELVMDLSGCNKEVLSSRKKLQEYVDKLCKLIKMKKYGKTLLPYFGENQAFTKGYSLVQLIETSSITGHFSELWDKAYINIFSCKEYNHALAREFTCQFFKAKKVKNRFLIR is encoded by the coding sequence ATGGCAAAAAGTAAAAAGGTTTTTGGTTACGAATTGGTAATGGATTTATCCGGCTGCAATAAGGAAGTCCTTAGTTCCAGGAAAAAACTGCAGGAATACGTTGATAAATTATGCAAGCTGATAAAGATGAAAAAGTACGGAAAAACACTGCTTCCTTATTTTGGCGAAAACCAGGCGTTCACCAAAGGGTATTCCTTGGTGCAGTTGATCGAAACAAGCTCTATTACAGGTCATTTTTCTGAACTTTGGGACAAGGCATATATAAACATCTTTTCCTGTAAGGAATACAACCATGCACTCGCAAGAGAATTCACCTGTCAATTTTTCAAGGCAAAGAAGGTAAAGAATAGGTTTCTGATTCGTTAA
- the speE gene encoding polyamine aminopropyltransferase yields the protein MSWFHETLYPDVRLGFNGRLLHRKKTAYQDLKIYKNHRFGKLMLLDNVIQTTENDEFIYHEMLTHPVLFAHPNPKDVLVIGAGDGGILREVLRHKVRHVDLVEIDTEVIRASKKYLPSLSKGAFCDKRLSIILDDGARFVRDKSKEFDIVIVDSPDPVGPAKVLFGKKFYKDIFSILKNRGIMIRQAGSSMLQQDELKQNYKLLKKIFPSVTIGLAAIPTYIGGFFSFLIGAKGINFQGLSFRKIESRYKKLNLKTKYYNPQIHFASSKLPSYLRGIVNGKK from the coding sequence GTGAGCTGGTTTCACGAGACATTATATCCTGATGTGAGGTTGGGTTTCAATGGTAGACTCCTGCATCGGAAAAAAACTGCCTATCAGGATTTGAAGATATATAAGAATCATCGCTTTGGAAAGCTGATGCTCTTAGATAACGTAATCCAGACTACGGAAAATGATGAATTCATTTATCATGAGATGCTTACTCATCCGGTTCTTTTCGCACATCCAAATCCAAAGGATGTTTTGGTTATTGGCGCCGGAGACGGAGGTATATTACGGGAGGTCTTAAGGCATAAAGTTAGGCATGTTGATTTAGTGGAGATTGACACAGAAGTAATCCGCGCTTCAAAAAAATACCTGCCGTCTTTATCAAAAGGCGCCTTTTGCGATAAGCGGCTAAGTATAATCCTTGATGATGGGGCGAGGTTTGTGAGAGATAAAAGTAAAGAATTTGATATAGTGATCGTTGATTCCCCTGATCCAGTAGGGCCGGCAAAGGTACTCTTTGGCAAAAAATTTTACAAAGATATATTTTCAATATTGAAGAATAGAGGTATAATGATAAGACAGGCAGGTTCTAGCATGCTGCAGCAGGATGAGCTAAAACAGAATTATAAACTGCTTAAGAAAATTTTTCCTTCTGTAACTATAGGACTTGCTGCTATACCAACATACATTGGCGGCTTTTTTAGTTTTCTTATTGGGGCAAAAGGAATTAATTTTCAAGGTTTATCTTTTAGGAAAATAGAGTCTAGATACAAAAAGTTAAATTTAAAAACAAAATATTATAATCCACAGATTCATTTTGCTAGTTCTAAATTACCTAGTTACTTAAGGGGGATAGTAAATGGCAAAAAGTAA
- a CDS encoding ABC transporter ATP-binding protein → MTSLELVDISKDFGKLKALVGINLEIKQGQFCVVLGPSGCGKSTLLNVIAGLEEADSGKIYFEGKDITKLPVHKRDIAFVFQNYALYPHLSVYENMAFGLRIKGLMEKDIRVRIRATSELLGIKDKLENFPGELSGAQKQRVATGRAIVREPKLFLFDEPLSNLDARLRVQSRTEFIKLHKQFKKTTIYVTHDQQEALALGELIVVLKDGQIQQIGAPSQIYHDPANLFIAGFMGMPAMNIIQAKVTRFEEKLVLKNLDFKLVIPLEFQAKLERHNDNMVYLGFRPTAVKISEGGELVGEIIFTQTLEEDHYAHISLSQDVEITMKIDEGLALSSTKLVRLKIDAKKMYFFDEHGKRIEL, encoded by the coding sequence ATGACTAGTTTAGAATTAGTAGATATTTCAAAAGATTTCGGTAAACTAAAGGCGCTCGTCGGTATCAATCTAGAGATAAAGCAAGGCCAATTTTGCGTTGTGCTTGGTCCTTCTGGATGCGGCAAGTCAACACTTCTTAACGTCATCGCTGGCTTGGAAGAGGCAGATTCTGGCAAGATATACTTTGAAGGCAAGGACATAACAAAGCTTCCCGTACATAAGCGTGATATTGCTTTTGTGTTTCAGAATTATGCGCTTTATCCGCACCTTTCAGTTTATGAGAATATGGCATTTGGCCTGCGAATTAAGGGATTGATGGAGAAGGATATACGCGTAAGGATCAGAGCGACAAGTGAGTTATTGGGCATAAAGGATAAGCTCGAGAATTTTCCTGGAGAGCTTTCCGGGGCTCAGAAACAAAGGGTGGCAACGGGTCGGGCGATAGTGAGAGAGCCTAAGTTATTTCTTTTCGATGAACCGCTTTCTAATCTTGATGCGCGTCTGCGTGTTCAATCGCGGACAGAATTTATAAAACTTCATAAACAGTTTAAAAAGACGACAATTTATGTAACCCATGATCAGCAAGAGGCCCTTGCATTAGGGGAACTTATTGTTGTGCTAAAAGACGGTCAGATTCAACAGATAGGAGCACCTTCTCAAATCTACCATGATCCTGCTAATCTTTTCATTGCCGGATTCATGGGAATGCCGGCAATGAATATAATCCAGGCAAAGGTAACCAGATTTGAAGAAAAATTGGTTCTTAAAAATTTAGATTTTAAGCTCGTTATACCCTTAGAGTTTCAAGCGAAGCTAGAGCGACATAACGATAATATGGTATATCTTGGATTCCGGCCTACTGCAGTTAAGATTTCCGAAGGAGGTGAGCTTGTCGGTGAGATTATCTTTACGCAGACATTAGAAGAAGACCACTATGCTCATATATCTTTGTCTCAAGATGTAGAAATAACCATGAAGATAGATGAGGGTCTTGCCTTAAGCTCAACAAAGCTTGTCAGATTAAAGATTGATGCAAAAAAGATGTATTTCTTTGATGAGCACGGCAAGAGGATAGAATTATAA
- the speD gene encoding adenosylmethionine decarboxylase, whose protein sequence is MKKEYCSSRQDIKYAGTHLLIELWDGRHFSSLVKIRKILKDSVKACQATLLKISLHKFSPYSGISGVAVISESHLSIHTWPEYKYAAMDIFVCGNVDPYKALKTIKQGFRPKRIQVVEVKRGIM, encoded by the coding sequence ATGAAAAAAGAGTATTGTTCCAGTCGTCAAGATATAAAATATGCCGGGACTCACCTGCTTATTGAGCTTTGGGATGGTCGGCATTTCTCATCTCTTGTTAAAATCAGAAAGATATTAAAAGATTCTGTTAAGGCCTGCCAAGCAACCCTTCTTAAAATATCACTCCATAAATTTTCTCCTTATAGTGGAATATCTGGAGTTGCAGTGATTTCCGAATCACATTTGAGTATTCACACCTGGCCGGAGTATAAGTATGCAGCCATGGATATATTTGTCTGTGGTAACGTCGATCCTTATAAGGCGCTCAAGACTATAAAGCAAGGTTTTAGACCCAAAAGAATACAGGTGGTAGAAGTAAAGAGAGGCATAATGTGA
- a CDS encoding type II secretion system GspH family protein — protein sequence MKNIMILFKSRYSKRNRDSLKGFSLIELCISIAIMGILAVIFAPVMSMGIESALFNLDRNYVIREARGVLHTMAMEISRADVIDDSDSASITFHPAGIPPADRVTFTSSGTSQENVARSYFDDASSSTTTKTITLCCDNPPCCDSPPCLPVYFEYVPYWGGVTWNSCGAGINCNEVRLVRIQLRMNRESGSEITLTTSVRLRNMQ from the coding sequence ATGAAAAACATAATGATTTTATTCAAATCCAGATATTCTAAACGAAACAGAGATTCACTAAAGGGCTTCTCTCTTATCGAACTATGTATCTCAATAGCGATCATGGGCATTTTAGCAGTTATCTTTGCTCCTGTAATGAGCATGGGTATAGAGTCAGCCCTTTTTAACCTGGACCGTAATTATGTAATAAGAGAGGCTAGAGGCGTTCTTCATACCATGGCCATGGAGATAAGTAGGGCTGATGTAATAGATGATTCTGACTCTGCCTCTATTACGTTTCATCCTGCAGGAATACCTCCTGCTGACCGGGTGACGTTTACCAGCTCAGGGACGAGTCAAGAAAACGTTGCTAGGAGCTACTTTGATGATGCTAGCTCTTCAACAACAACTAAGACGATCACTCTTTGTTGCGATAATCCTCCCTGCTGCGACAGTCCACCTTGTCTGCCGGTGTATTTTGAATATGTGCCATATTGGGGAGGAGTAACCTGGAATTCTTGTGGAGCAGGAATAAATTGTAACGAGGTTCGATTAGTTAGAATACAGTTGCGCATGAACAGAGAAAGCGGCAGTGAGATTACGCTAACCACAAGTGTAAGACTGCGTAATATGCAATGA
- the hflK gene encoding FtsH protease activity modulator HflK, whose product MEFNTPEDIINVGRAQINRYVKFLPTLVVGVAILALLASSVYSIGPEEVGVVQRFGRYKSTSNPGLHVKMPFGIDKVTPVKVKRVFKQEFGLRTISPGIKTRYSPQKFLDESLMLTGDLNILDVRWIVQFKVNDPVKLLFNVRNPVETLRDISEAVMRRLVGDYRVDSVLTTDREEVGHVAQLEMQKRLDTYDTGIKVVTVKLLDVNPPDTVKPAFNEVNEAKQEKERMINQAWEAYNKAIPKAKGVAEKTIREAEGYKLDKVNRAEGEANRFLATWAEYKKAPDVTKKRLYLETISEVLPKAKNKYIIDPKQSSILPLLNIGEAKQ is encoded by the coding sequence ATGGAGTTTAACACACCCGAAGATATTATTAATGTTGGAAGAGCCCAAATAAATCGCTACGTTAAATTTTTGCCTACCTTGGTTGTAGGTGTAGCAATTTTGGCGCTTCTTGCCAGCTCTGTCTATTCTATTGGCCCTGAAGAGGTGGGGGTAGTGCAGAGATTCGGTAGGTATAAATCCACTTCGAATCCTGGCCTACATGTTAAGATGCCTTTTGGTATTGATAAGGTGACGCCGGTAAAGGTCAAGAGGGTTTTTAAGCAAGAGTTTGGCCTAAGGACCATAAGTCCGGGAATTAAGACTCGCTATTCACCTCAGAAGTTTCTTGATGAATCGCTTATGCTGACAGGTGATCTTAATATTCTGGATGTTCGCTGGATTGTGCAGTTTAAGGTTAATGACCCTGTAAAATTACTTTTTAACGTGCGTAATCCTGTAGAGACATTAAGGGATATATCTGAGGCTGTAATGCGTCGATTAGTGGGAGATTATAGAGTAGATTCGGTGCTTACTACAGATAGAGAAGAGGTAGGTCATGTTGCACAGTTAGAAATGCAGAAGAGGCTGGACACTTATGATACTGGAATTAAAGTCGTAACTGTCAAACTTCTAGATGTTAATCCACCTGATACAGTAAAGCCGGCATTTAATGAGGTTAATGAGGCAAAGCAGGAGAAAGAGCGCATGATTAACCAGGCCTGGGAGGCATACAATAAGGCAATCCCTAAAGCAAAAGGCGTGGCAGAAAAGACAATCCGTGAAGCCGAAGGCTATAAGCTGGATAAGGTTAATAGGGCCGAAGGTGAGGCCAATCGTTTCTTGGCCACCTGGGCCGAATATAAAAAGGCACCAGATGTTACAAAGAAAAGGTTATATCTTGAGACAATTTCAGAAGTGTTACCGAAGGCAAAAAATAAATATATAATAGATCCGAAGCAATCTTCTATTTTGCCGTTGTTGAATATCGGGGAGGCAAAGCAATGA
- a CDS encoding O-acetyl-ADP-ribose deacetylase, translating to MITIKKADITAEDVDVIVNAANTRLAGGGGVDGAIHKAAGLSVLEECRKIGGCKTGEAVMTAAGKLKAKRIIHTPGPIWQGGEKRESELLRNCYRNSFLLAKKHNLKTIAFCAISTGVYGYPIEAATKIALTLGKEFEKDFDEIRFICFSNSDLEVYKKIWRQLV from the coding sequence ATGATAACTATAAAAAAAGCTGATATAACAGCTGAAGATGTGGATGTGATTGTTAATGCCGCAAATACTAGATTAGCTGGTGGTGGCGGCGTAGACGGTGCGATTCATAAGGCCGCAGGTCTGTCAGTTTTAGAAGAATGCCGTAAGATTGGCGGGTGTAAAACTGGCGAAGCAGTGATGACCGCTGCTGGTAAGCTAAAGGCAAAGAGGATTATACATACCCCAGGACCAATATGGCAGGGAGGCGAAAAAAGAGAGTCAGAGCTTTTAAGGAATTGCTATAGAAATAGTTTTCTTCTGGCTAAGAAACACAACTTAAAGACAATCGCATTCTGCGCAATAAGTACAGGCGTATATGGCTATCCAATTGAAGCAGCAACAAAAATAGCCTTGACTCTGGGTAAAGAATTTGAAAAGGACTTTGATGAGATTAGATTTATCTGTTTTTCAAATAGTGATTTAGAAGTATATAAGAAGATTTGGAGGCAGCTTGTTTAA
- the hflC gene encoding protease modulator HflC produces MKNFVNIAGVLLILIIGLFATGLVFIIDETKQVVITQFGEPVGEPITTAGLHFKKPLIQQAHYFEKRLLEWDGDPNQIPTRDKKYIWVDAYARWKIVNALDFLQAVGNELAAHARVDDIINSATRDVITSHLLVEAVRDTNRILDSEKLEEDVSVPEEALERIKLGREELDKLILMKASKLAPQYGIELVDVRIKRINYVEDVRKKVYERMIAERKRAAEEYRSEGQGKAAEIEGQVGKELKQITSEAYKKAQVIKGEADAEAIKIYADAYNKDVQFYSFLKTLETYSESIDDKSTIILTTDSDYYKYLKEIEPK; encoded by the coding sequence ATGAAAAATTTTGTTAATATCGCAGGAGTTTTGTTGATTTTAATAATCGGTTTATTTGCTACAGGTTTGGTTTTTATTATTGATGAGACAAAGCAGGTAGTTATAACCCAGTTTGGAGAACCGGTAGGCGAACCTATAACTACGGCTGGACTACATTTTAAGAAACCCCTAATTCAACAGGCACATTATTTTGAAAAGAGGTTATTAGAATGGGATGGTGACCCTAATCAGATTCCTACGCGGGATAAAAAATATATCTGGGTGGATGCATATGCGCGCTGGAAGATAGTTAATGCCTTAGACTTTTTGCAGGCAGTTGGTAATGAGCTTGCTGCTCATGCTAGAGTGGATGACATTATCAATTCCGCAACGCGTGATGTTATCACCAGTCATCTCTTGGTAGAGGCTGTCAGAGATACAAATCGTATCCTGGATAGCGAAAAGCTAGAAGAGGATGTCTCTGTTCCAGAGGAGGCACTGGAGCGTATTAAACTTGGACGAGAAGAATTAGATAAGTTGATTTTGATGAAGGCGAGCAAATTAGCGCCTCAATATGGTATTGAGCTGGTTGATGTGCGCATAAAGCGAATAAATTACGTTGAAGATGTGCGCAAAAAGGTCTATGAACGTATGATTGCCGAAAGAAAACGCGCTGCAGAAGAATATCGTTCCGAAGGTCAAGGTAAAGCGGCAGAGATTGAAGGTCAAGTTGGAAAAGAATTAAAGCAGATTACCTCAGAGGCCTATAAAAAGGCCCAAGTCATTAAAGGAGAGGCTGATGCTGAGGCAATTAAGATTTACGCTGATGCCTACAATAAAGATGTTCAATTTTACTCATTTTTAAAGACGCTGGAGACCTATTCTGAAAGTATTGATGATAAAAGCACTATAATCCTGACAACTGACAGCGATTATTATAAGTATTTAAAAGAGATAGAGCCCAAATAA